A genomic region of Fodinisporobacter ferrooxydans contains the following coding sequences:
- a CDS encoding DUF4855 domain-containing protein, whose product MKKLLLALVLLLPFLAAPLSAFAATAYPKSGTDGITNLFLTYTGYSPNGDGTSEEQHWKTNDFLPILTHIDRTYNHADGLMFTDYLFTAVAVKDGFGQLKNIAQMNDGKPATPSDWKIYMNQLFQGNDPAYYPENIGALYDASLHNGLTRAIPVNVWIALPYPDPKVFSTDSQRISALENWMDLFIYTWNTKGYASNFQLKGFYWIGETVADTADFKDTRVIQAINDYIHNKAVNKEDYSALWIPYEGATGWNQWANLHFDLSFLQPNYYFYSNKDLTKGVFHAYSTNQGVEMEFDLGVTWDYKKDGYRSKFLSYMNQGVTGVDRYVPQYFAPYQPPNAALAWYTGGWWWSHEKRDQSILKLFRTGDKLYDSLYSFLNGTYKVPVNHGK is encoded by the coding sequence ATGAAAAAATTATTGCTTGCGCTTGTACTTCTCTTGCCATTCCTCGCAGCCCCGCTGTCTGCATTTGCTGCGACCGCATATCCCAAATCGGGGACGGATGGCATCACCAATCTGTTTTTAACGTATACCGGTTATAGTCCGAATGGAGACGGCACTTCTGAAGAGCAGCATTGGAAAACGAATGATTTTTTACCTATACTTACACATATTGATCGGACGTACAATCATGCGGACGGACTGATGTTTACCGATTATTTGTTTACTGCCGTTGCGGTGAAAGATGGCTTTGGCCAATTGAAAAACATTGCGCAAATGAACGATGGCAAACCAGCCACCCCTTCTGACTGGAAGATTTATATGAATCAACTTTTTCAAGGCAATGATCCGGCATATTATCCGGAAAACATTGGAGCATTGTATGATGCTTCCTTGCATAACGGTTTAACCCGCGCCATTCCTGTCAATGTGTGGATTGCGCTGCCATATCCGGATCCGAAAGTGTTCTCGACAGACAGCCAACGGATCTCTGCTCTGGAAAACTGGATGGATCTGTTTATTTATACATGGAATACCAAAGGATATGCCAGCAACTTTCAGTTGAAAGGTTTTTACTGGATCGGAGAGACAGTTGCCGATACGGCTGATTTTAAGGATACACGAGTCATTCAAGCAATTAATGATTATATACATAATAAAGCAGTCAATAAAGAAGACTATAGCGCCTTGTGGATCCCCTATGAAGGAGCGACAGGCTGGAACCAATGGGCCAACCTGCATTTTGATCTGTCATTTTTGCAGCCCAATTACTATTTCTATTCCAACAAGGATTTAACCAAAGGAGTTTTCCATGCGTATTCCACGAATCAGGGCGTGGAGATGGAATTCGACCTTGGAGTGACTTGGGATTACAAGAAGGATGGTTACCGCTCGAAATTTCTTTCGTACATGAACCAGGGTGTAACAGGTGTGGACAGATATGTTCCACAATATTTTGCGCCGTATCAACCGCCGAATGCCGCTTTGGCATGGTATACGGGCGGTTGGTGGTGGAGTCATGAGAAACGGGATCAGTCCATCTTAAAACTGTTCCGAACCGGCGACAAATTGTATGATTCCCTGTATTCCTTTCTGAACGGAACGTATAAAGTTCCGGTTAATCATGGAAAATAA